In Blastopirellula sp. J2-11, a single genomic region encodes these proteins:
- the ftsH gene encoding ATP-dependent zinc metalloprotease FtsH, whose amino-acid sequence MLLLAVLVVMLLASPGGSNRGLISYSKFEEQVKDHNVKDVLIDEAQITGEFIRTVHAREEGADGKFVEKKDKNNNPIELPSKFRVNIRAGDAAAAEATTLLTENDVEFAYKEQNHSMVILGVLFALLPLVVLLLIWNSFRRSRDQIMGGGFLSGFSKSPAKKYEANRRAVTFNDVAGLEGVKSDLQEIVDFLRKPEKFQRLGGQVPKGVLLIGPPGTGKTLLARAIAGEAGVPFYSVSGSEFIQMFVGVGASRVRDLFKTAKDNAPSIVFIDEIDAVGRQRGAGLGGGHDEREQTLNQILSEMDGFTQGETVIVVAATNRPDVLDPALLRPGRFDRHITVDRPSLKGRLEIFKVHVKNVPLSDDVSMERLAAGSVGLTGADIRNLINEAALWATRQDKTEVHMIDFEYARDKILMGARREETLVAREKEKTAYHEAGHALLAWLLPGVDRLHKVTVIPRGRALGVTQTVPEEERMNVSESELFDKLAFILGGRAAEKIAYEELSAGAENDLERATKMVRRMVTQWGMSERIGPVSYKMSGEDPFLGREMHESRLFSEHTMQVIDEEIARILHDAAKRAYDVLLKNREKLESLTKELCEKEELSDVEITALIGPSVHALNKKTDHEEETRYESSNGMPGVEAPPRTQSEEA is encoded by the coding sequence ATGCTGCTTCTAGCGGTGCTGGTGGTGATGCTGTTGGCGTCTCCAGGAGGCTCGAACCGCGGGCTGATCTCCTACTCGAAATTCGAAGAGCAAGTCAAAGATCATAACGTCAAAGACGTCTTGATTGATGAAGCGCAAATCACCGGCGAATTCATTCGCACGGTCCATGCGCGGGAGGAGGGGGCCGACGGCAAGTTTGTCGAGAAAAAGGATAAAAATAACAATCCAATCGAACTGCCGTCGAAATTTCGGGTGAATATCCGCGCTGGAGACGCCGCCGCCGCCGAAGCGACCACGCTGCTGACCGAGAACGACGTCGAGTTCGCCTACAAAGAACAAAACCACAGCATGGTCATCCTGGGCGTACTCTTCGCCCTGTTGCCGCTAGTGGTGTTGTTATTGATCTGGAACAGCTTCCGCCGTAGCCGTGATCAGATCATGGGAGGCGGTTTTCTGTCAGGCTTTAGCAAGAGCCCGGCCAAAAAGTACGAAGCCAACCGCCGCGCCGTGACGTTTAACGACGTCGCCGGACTGGAAGGGGTGAAAAGCGATCTGCAAGAGATCGTCGACTTTTTGCGGAAGCCTGAAAAATTTCAACGTCTCGGCGGCCAAGTGCCCAAGGGGGTGCTGCTGATCGGACCTCCTGGCACCGGCAAAACCCTCTTGGCTCGCGCGATCGCCGGCGAAGCGGGAGTGCCGTTTTACTCGGTGAGCGGATCTGAATTTATTCAAATGTTTGTCGGCGTCGGCGCGAGTCGCGTTCGTGACTTGTTCAAAACGGCCAAAGACAACGCGCCGTCGATCGTCTTCATTGACGAAATTGACGCCGTCGGTCGCCAACGCGGCGCCGGACTTGGCGGTGGTCATGACGAGCGCGAGCAAACGCTCAACCAGATTTTGAGCGAGATGGACGGGTTCACGCAGGGCGAAACCGTCATCGTTGTCGCGGCGACCAACCGACCTGACGTGCTCGATCCCGCTTTGCTGCGACCAGGCCGCTTCGATCGGCATATTACCGTCGATCGTCCCAGTTTGAAGGGGCGCTTGGAAATCTTCAAAGTGCATGTGAAAAACGTGCCGCTATCGGATGACGTTTCGATGGAGCGTTTGGCGGCCGGTTCCGTCGGTCTGACCGGCGCTGACATCCGTAACCTGATCAACGAAGCGGCGCTGTGGGCGACTCGTCAGGACAAGACGGAAGTCCACATGATCGACTTTGAATATGCCCGCGACAAAATCTTGATGGGGGCTCGTCGCGAAGAAACGCTGGTCGCGCGAGAAAAAGAAAAGACTGCTTATCACGAAGCGGGTCACGCGTTATTGGCCTGGCTGCTGCCGGGTGTCGATCGTCTGCATAAGGTAACGGTGATTCCGCGCGGTCGTGCGCTGGGCGTCACGCAGACAGTGCCCGAAGAAGAGCGGATGAACGTCAGCGAGAGCGAACTATTCGACAAGTTGGCGTTTATCCTGGGGGGCCGCGCCGCCGAGAAAATCGCCTACGAAGAGCTGAGCGCCGGCGCCGAGAACGACCTGGAGCGAGCCACTAAAATGGTTCGCCGGATGGTGACTCAGTGGGGCATGAGCGAGCGAATCGGACCGGTCAGCTACAAGATGTCAGGCGAAGATCCGTTCTTAGGACGCGAAATGCACGAGTCTCGTCTGTTCAGTGAACACACGATGCAGGTGATTGACGAAGAAATTGCCCGCATTTTGCATGACGCGGCGAAACGGGCTTACGACGTCTTGTTGAAGAATCGAGAGAAGCTGGAAAGTCTCACCAAAGAGTTGTGCGAAAAAGAAGAGTTGTCTGACGTGGAGATCACCGCGCTGATCGGCCCGTCGGTGCATGCGTTGAACAAGAAAACGGATCACGAAGAAGAGACCCGGTACGAATCAAGCAATGGAATGCCCGGCGTCGAGGCTCCTCCGCGCACGCAATCGGAAGAGGCGTAG
- a CDS encoding NUDIX domain-containing protein, with protein sequence MTSQPQNPQTTPVRRKAAVAVIVRQRRLLVIRRSEKVVAPGKLCFPGGGILAGESEHDAVIREIQEEIGVSCVPQQKIWRSQTSWGTEVAWWETTIDAAAPLTLNLEEVAEAVWLRPTELHARADLLPSNYEFLSAWKAAKFSIGGFSDPFGPHDGD encoded by the coding sequence GTGACTTCGCAGCCGCAAAACCCGCAAACTACGCCTGTTCGACGCAAAGCGGCGGTTGCCGTGATCGTGCGACAGCGGCGACTCTTGGTGATTCGTCGATCCGAGAAAGTGGTCGCGCCCGGCAAACTTTGCTTTCCTGGCGGCGGCATCTTGGCAGGCGAGTCGGAGCATGACGCAGTAATTCGAGAAATCCAGGAAGAAATCGGCGTCTCCTGCGTGCCGCAGCAAAAAATCTGGCGTAGCCAGACATCTTGGGGCACTGAAGTCGCCTGGTGGGAGACGACAATCGATGCGGCGGCTCCCTTGACGCTTAATCTGGAAGAAGTCGCCGAAGCCGTCTGGTTACGCCCTACTGAGCTGCACGCTCGCGCCGATTTGTTGCCAAGCAACTACGAATTTCTCTCGGCCTGGAAAGCCGCGAAATTCAGCATCGGCGGATTTAGCGACCCGTTTGGCCCGCATGACGGCGATTGA